In bacterium, a single window of DNA contains:
- a CDS encoding sugar ABC transporter ATP-binding protein yields MDSYLRMQDISKSFPGVQALDRVHMEVQPGEVHALLGENGAGKSTLMKILSGVYQPDSGEILIEGRSVQFSDTRAAEQAGIAIIHQELNLIPQMTVAENIYLGREPRTKFGLVDYKTMRQAAETELQQLEVRIPVHARIADLRVGEQQLVEIAKALSLHAKVVIMDEPTSALSETEVEKLFKVIRWLQQNGVAIIYISHKLEEIFAIADKVTVLRDGKYIGTCVVKESTAQQLVGMMVGRELADLFPKEKARLGEELLRVQGLTVRHPSQSHRNLLEEIHLSLRSGEILGIAGLMGSGRTELLMTLFGACPGQRVAGKLFVRSRPVELHSPQEAIQYGLALVTEDRKAQGLFLQLPVQWNISIAALRQVVKRWVLRHKLEKAMAQRYIDQLRIKIPSLAGAVETLSGGNQQKVILAKWMATAPSILLLDDPTRGVDVGAKAEIYHLMNQFAEQGIGVIMVSSELPEILAMSDRILVLSEGRIVAEFSREEASEEKIMTAATRTKAA; encoded by the coding sequence ATGGATAGCTATTTAAGAATGCAGGACATCAGCAAGTCGTTTCCCGGCGTTCAGGCGCTGGACCGGGTGCACATGGAGGTGCAGCCGGGAGAAGTGCACGCGCTGCTGGGCGAGAACGGCGCCGGCAAATCAACGCTGATGAAAATTCTCAGCGGCGTCTATCAGCCGGACAGCGGCGAGATTCTGATTGAAGGTCGTTCCGTTCAGTTCAGCGACACCCGCGCCGCGGAACAGGCGGGCATCGCCATCATTCATCAAGAGTTGAATCTGATCCCGCAGATGACCGTGGCGGAGAACATTTACCTCGGCCGCGAACCGCGCACCAAGTTCGGTCTGGTGGATTATAAAACCATGCGTCAGGCGGCGGAGACAGAGCTGCAACAGCTGGAAGTGCGCATTCCGGTGCATGCGCGCATCGCCGACCTGCGCGTCGGCGAGCAGCAACTGGTCGAAATCGCCAAGGCGCTGTCGCTGCACGCCAAGGTGGTGATCATGGACGAACCGACTTCAGCGTTGAGCGAGACCGAGGTGGAAAAACTGTTCAAGGTCATCCGTTGGTTGCAGCAGAACGGCGTGGCGATCATTTATATCTCGCACAAACTGGAAGAGATCTTTGCCATCGCCGATAAGGTGACGGTGTTGCGCGATGGAAAATATATTGGTACCTGTGTGGTGAAAGAGTCCACGGCGCAACAATTGGTAGGCATGATGGTAGGCAGAGAACTGGCGGATCTGTTTCCCAAAGAGAAAGCGCGGTTGGGCGAAGAGCTGCTGCGTGTGCAAGGGCTCACCGTCCGCCATCCCTCTCAGAGCCATCGCAATCTGCTGGAGGAGATCCATCTGAGCCTGCGGAGCGGGGAGATCCTCGGCATCGCCGGACTCATGGGCTCCGGCCGAACAGAACTGCTCATGACGCTTTTCGGCGCCTGTCCGGGGCAGCGAGTGGCCGGCAAACTCTTTGTCCGGTCACGCCCTGTAGAGCTGCATTCCCCCCAGGAGGCCATCCAGTATGGTTTAGCCCTGGTCACCGAAGATCGAAAAGCGCAGGGCCTGTTCCTGCAGCTGCCGGTGCAATGGAATATCTCCATCGCCGCCCTTCGTCAGGTGGTCAAACGATGGGTGCTGCGGCACAAGCTGGAGAAAGCCATGGCCCAGCGCTATATCGATCAGCTGCGGATCAAAATTCCCAGTCTGGCCGGCGCTGTCGAGACGTTGAGCGGCGGCAACCAGCAAAAGGTGATTTTAGCCAAATGGATGGCCACGGCCCCTTCGATCCTTCTTCTCGATGATCCCACCCGCGGCGTGGATGTGGGCGCCAAGGCGGAAATCTATCACTTGATGAATCAGTTTGCCGAACAGGGCATAGGAGTGATCATGGTCTCTTCGGAATTGCCGGAGATCCTGGCGATGAGCGACCGCATTTTGGTGCTGAGCGAAGGACGGATCGTCGCTGAGTTCAGTCGCGAAGAGGCCTCGGAGGAAAAGATCATGACCGCTGCCACACGGACCAAAGCCGCGTAA
- a CDS encoding GNAT family N-acetyltransferase produces MESAVLMQPELSTSRLMLRPFHISDAAEVQRLAGAREVAATTAGIPHPYPDGAAESWFKTQEQERQAGSALVYAVCLKGSGALLGAIGLKIDPESRHAEMGYWIGMPYWGHGYCTEAAGALLEHAFHGLELERVFARHFKTNPASGRVMQKLGMSYEGCLRRHYFKWGDYIDLVIYGILRSEWIERAQQAGNNREFL; encoded by the coding sequence ATGGAGTCCGCCGTGTTGATGCAGCCCGAGTTGTCGACGTCACGATTGATGCTGCGTCCGTTTCATATCAGCGATGCAGCGGAGGTGCAGCGATTGGCCGGCGCCCGCGAGGTCGCGGCCACGACTGCAGGGATTCCGCACCCCTATCCGGACGGCGCGGCTGAATCATGGTTCAAAACCCAGGAACAGGAACGGCAGGCGGGAAGTGCTCTGGTCTACGCCGTCTGCCTGAAGGGCAGCGGCGCTCTGTTGGGCGCCATCGGCCTCAAGATTGACCCGGAGAGCCGCCACGCAGAGATGGGGTATTGGATCGGCATGCCCTATTGGGGCCACGGCTATTGCACCGAGGCGGCCGGGGCTCTCCTGGAGCATGCGTTTCACGGCTTGGAGCTGGAGCGCGTGTTCGCCCGGCATTTCAAGACCAATCCGGCCTCCGGTCGTGTGATGCAGAAACTCGGCATGAGCTATGAAGGGTGTTTGCGCCGGCACTATTTCAAGTGGGGGGACTATATCGATCTCGTGATCTATGGAATTCTGCGTTCAGAATGGATCGAACGCGCTCAACAAGCGGGTAACAACCGGGAGTTCCTATGA
- a CDS encoding ABC transporter substrate-binding protein has protein sequence MRWLRWMVLGTSLMVLACQAEKKGRPQVLVSPKGLTQNFWLKVKAGADAAASDLQVDVIWKGPQSELEIAAQIAIVEDNINKKVDAIVLAACDTRGLIPSIEKALAVGIPVVTIDSGVESDLPASFIATDNVLGAAMAADKLAELVGASGKVACVPIVPGAATSIMREQGFRDALAKYPGLQLVAVQYSQSEVATAMAVTENFLTANPDLAGIFAASEAGTIGCAQALISRGLAGKVKLVGFDASPDQVKLLKAGVIHALIVQNPFQMGYQGVQAAVTLIKGGQVEKRIDTGVTIVTPENVDTPEVQKLLNPVEQK, from the coding sequence ATGCGTTGGCTCAGATGGATGGTGCTGGGGACCAGCCTGATGGTGTTGGCTTGTCAGGCGGAGAAAAAGGGGCGTCCGCAGGTTTTGGTTTCCCCAAAGGGATTGACGCAGAATTTCTGGCTCAAGGTGAAAGCAGGCGCCGATGCAGCAGCCAGCGATCTGCAAGTGGACGTGATCTGGAAAGGCCCGCAGAGCGAGCTGGAGATCGCGGCGCAGATCGCCATAGTGGAAGACAACATCAACAAAAAGGTTGACGCCATCGTTCTGGCCGCCTGCGACACGCGCGGCCTGATCCCCAGCATTGAAAAAGCGCTGGCAGTCGGCATTCCGGTGGTGACCATCGACAGCGGGGTTGAATCCGATCTGCCGGCTTCGTTCATCGCAACAGACAATGTTCTCGGTGCAGCCATGGCAGCCGACAAGCTGGCTGAACTGGTGGGTGCATCGGGCAAGGTCGCCTGCGTTCCCATTGTGCCCGGCGCCGCCACCTCCATCATGCGCGAACAGGGATTCAGGGACGCGCTGGCCAAATATCCCGGATTGCAATTGGTGGCGGTGCAGTATTCCCAAAGCGAAGTGGCCACCGCAATGGCGGTGACGGAAAATTTTTTAACCGCCAATCCGGACCTGGCCGGCATCTTTGCCGCCAGCGAGGCGGGCACCATCGGCTGCGCTCAAGCGCTGATCAGCCGCGGTCTGGCCGGCAAAGTAAAACTGGTGGGATTCGACGCCTCCCCGGATCAGGTCAAGCTGCTTAAGGCCGGCGTCATCCATGCTTTGATCGTGCAGAATCCCTTCCAGATGGGCTATCAGGGCGTGCAGGCGGCCGTGACATTGATCAAAGGCGGGCAGGTGGAAAAAAGGATCGACACCGGTGTTACCATCGTGACCCCGGAGAATGTCGACACGCCGGAGGTGCAAAAATTGTTGAATCCGGTGGAACAAAAATAG